CaataggatggaaaaaaaaaccaataaaaaaggACATCGCTCCAGTTTATGCAAAATGAATATCCAGAAGCAAATCAGCATTAGCACACTACAATATAGGATAACAACTATCTTTTTTTGTTGAGAGAATGATTATTTACTGCTTAGATATTCATAAATGCAGACTTGTAAAACTGTCATGAAAATTTACATGTGCAGGCACACCACTTTCTTCCCGAACCTCACAAGGACCATAAAGAAGTAGAAACAGAACGCCCTAGCAATAGTCtagttttcaatgaaaaaaatacatgactGGGAAATGTAAACCTTTTCATATCTTCTGTAAATGCAGCTGACTCTTtgtaaatacatacagaaaagtAGCATAGTTGCCCTAAAGACCCAGTCTAAGTAACAATATATTAGTTCAAGGACAATTAAAAAAGTAAGTGTTGGAAAAGAGTTTGAGGAAGAACAGCAGATGTTCTTCATGCACAAAACAGGACTCTGCCTCTCCCCCAAGCTGCTGAAGTCCCAACTTGCAGcctggaagggaaagaagagagctCGTTGTGGGAGTACAAGGGGACAGCTGAGACAGATGACAACAGCTTTTACCCTATCACAGAGAACCCATGGTAATGAACCCATGACCAAGTGATGCTGTTAAGCCAGGCAGAATGCGCTATCATTCTCCAGAACATTCCTCCCCAGGAATAACAACCTAAAATAGAGAATTTGGGGGGAACAAAGCTTTATTTCAGcgaatactttttaaaatcaaaacctaATCCCATCAGAATTCTATGTCATGAATTGTTTCATACATGTGTGTCTTCTTGCTTCaggttaatattttttttttttccccccaatcaTTGCCATTTGGTTACAGGAACCTAGTGCTGTGGAAACCATTCCTCTGCAGCAATGGTTCACAGCAAAGCTCATCatgcagcacagctggaaatgTGAGCTATCTCTGTTGGCAGTCTCTAGCATTTTATCTGTgacactgaagggaaaaaacaaaccaaccaaaccaaaatgccAAAGGCAGCCTCCACATGCCAACTTCTCatgcacagcaccagcagcctgctctgccccacCAGGCTCGCGCTATGGCTACCAGGCCCTCAGCTGTTTTCCTTACAGATCCTCCTCTCCCCGAGCGGTGAGACTGCTTATCCTTGCAGATTGCAAACTGGCCTCAAAACCAAGAGACAAACAATATGCATATCTGTTGCAGGAGGCCTAACTGGCTCTGTGATCCTTCCGTGCTGGTGTGCCAAGGGAAAAGGTCCAGCAGAATCTGGCCACCAAAATTACATCTCCATCTGACGCATAGTGCTAGATGAGgcctgaaagaaaaatccaatgCACGGCCAGGCCTTTGGAGAAAACTTGTAGGGGAGCCCAAGGCAATAACCCTCCAAAGCCAAAGAGAAAGCTCATGTTTGAAGACGACCAGTAATACTGAGCGACCTGTCCTGTGGGCAAAGACAAGGAAGGTGGCTGTCAAAAAATCCACGGAATATCCAACAACACGCTGCTGTGATGTGATGGTACTTTATCTGTCATGAAGGCTGTCAGCAAaaagttaagcccaggaagTATTTTGTGCACACTTAAATCCAATAGTGCGCTGAGATCAGCAAATGTTTGCCTAATCTGGCTGCAGAAGCCTCATAGCCTGACTGATGAATAACTAATAGGCTGTGAGTACTCAATACACGCTCAAAGCGGCAGCCAACTAGGAATAGAGTTCTAGACCAAAATTAGTAatatcaaaagcaaaataaggataAAAATCACTAAATGTCATCTTTGTTCTTCCCTTACCTGTTACACAAcctaattttcctttcaaaaacagcaagaaaggcCTCACTTCAGGCAGCGACAGCCTCTTTTACCCCCTCATGCAAAGAAATGTTCCACATTACGCCTGTGGCGCTGAAATGCAAAAAGCTTTCCCATTTTTAAGCGCTGTGCTCCACGCTCCTCTATACAAAAAAGCCACAGGAGTCGATGTTTTCAAAGGTGGCGGACTCCTGTAGCTCGCAGTGGCTTCGGCGCTCCTACAAATCAATAGATGTCTGGCTCACGGGCAATCACAGTCTGAACAAGTTTTTCATGttgcgggttttttttctccccctcccttcaTCGAAGAGCATTTGTTACCGGCATACTGCTACCTTCTTCCctttatttcaaaagttttttatttcagaagtgttcaagaaacgggtagacgtggcacttcgggacatggtttagtctagtctacccttgattggtttagagtggacttggtagcgtaggttaatggttggactggatgatcttaaaggacttttccaacctaaacgattctatgattcccgCTACAAGGCTTTTGGATCCTGTGGCTGCAACCTCACAGCAAAGCCATTCCACAGCCACGCGTGGGCAGGCGCGCCGCCTGCGCAAACGACGGGCGGGCCCACCCGCACCGCTGCCCCCGctccggggccggcggccgcagcccccgccgggccgcaCCGCACCGGCGGCCTGgcctcgccccgccccggggcgctGAGGCCTCCGCCCGGGGGCTGCCTgggcgccccgccggcgggaGAGGCGGGAGGAGAGGCccgggctggggccgggccggggccggcggggcccctCTGCCCACGCAGCAGGCGaggccgcgccgctccccgcgccaGGCCCCGGCGGGCCCTGAGGCCGCCCCGCtggcgaggcggcggcggggggcgggcagcgAGGAAGGACCCCGGGAAccggaaagaaaaaaaaaaaaaaacccaacaaagaaAGATAACCGGACCCTCaaaatcctcctcttccttcttaaagcgagcccgccccgccccccggccgcaaggggcggggccgcgcgcgcgcggcgCCGTGACGTCAGCGCCCTCCGCCGCTGTGCGACGTGGCCTTCGCCTGACAGCGCAAGCGGTaagggcggcgcggggccgcccgggcTCTGCCGGCGCTGCCTGAGGagacggggctgggggctgcggagCGGGGAAGggagccccgggcccggcctcccgcgggggggtggggctgggggtgcgagggccggggctgccctTGGAGCCAGGCCGCCGGCCCGTGCTGCGCGTcctggggggggcggcggcccggccTCGGCCGCAgtgagaagggggggggggggctcgggggtgcTGCAGCGGGGAGACACGGGAGGGTCTGATGTGAGGGACCCTCGTGCCAGAGGGCCTGTACCGGGTAATGGCCGCGGGTCCCTCTAGCCTGGTGTCCTGCTTGTTCCGAGAATGAAGTTGGGCCGCGGTGTTGCCGTCAGCGCTCGCCAGCCCTCCACCAGCTTTGGGCTTGGGCATTTCTTAAGACGGGTGTCGTTTGCCTCAAGTTTTCAGTAGTTTTCTCGGAAACGTAACAGGACGTAAGCTGAAAGCAAGCTGTGATGGAgctgttgttttcctcttctgtgctgAAAGGCATAATTTTTCGTATTTATATATTGACATGCATTTTTGACATATTTTGACACATATATATCTTTTGTGTTTATATATTGacacagtgtttttattttctgcagagtGGAAATATCTTTTAAAGTCCAGTTAGGTTGGAATATGACATCTGAAGTTATCTTAAGCCTTCACAAATTTTGTAGTGCTCCTTCTACCTCACTAATTAAAACATTATCTTTCAGTATATAGGTGGCACCACCAATACTAAATCTGTTCATCTTTGAAAGTAATCATGGATCAGGTAATGCAATTTGTGGAACCCAGCCGTCAGTTTGTAAAAGACTCCATACGACTTGTTAAAAGATGCACCAAGCCTGACAGGAAAGGTAAAGCAcacaataaaacagaaacaatccTTATTTCATCTTATATTTTACTGTGTATCTTCCCATATGTGACTTCATTTATTTGTCATGAATGTTTCTCAGCTTCCAATACGAGATTTAAACTTGAGCAGTTGTCCACTTGTTAATGGGTTTATGGTTCTGGACATAATGAACATGAATGTGACCTTTTCTGGTATGTACCCAGTCAGGTGTGTGAGAGTGGTACTAAAACTCACCTTACGAAATAGGCTGAGTAGCTGAAATTAGCTGTTTTGACACAggcaaataataattttcatgtaTTAGGTAAACTGATCTGAGAAGAACTTGTGTGCACTTTGAAAAGACAAATGCAGTAGTCAGGTTTGTCTGATTGTAGTCAACTCGGGGGAAATTCTGGAGGAAACTGCTTGTTACATGACCTTGGAGAAACACTTCATTTTAGGAGATTTGAAAGGAGCTAGGATTGATTTTTGCAGTGCCCATTCAGTACTTCACAGTTGTCAGTGACTGCCTCATTGGGACAAGGAGAACTTCGTTGCTGGAAGTATAGAAGAGAAGATTTTTGGACTTTCTCAAAGGCATTAGAGAGAAGCTATAACTATAACCAGAATGTACCTGGTTGTCCTTAACGGTAGTAGTTACAATGCTTTATTCACATGCTCAGGATGAAGTTTACTGACGTCTTTTGAGGTCAGTAAGGAACTTCATCCATTGTCAGATTGGCAGGATTGTGAGGGGCTGTTCACCTTCTTAGTCCACTTCATGGTTCCTGTCTTAAAATAATTGAGAATATCACTTAAGTACTCTATTTTTGCGGGGACTTAAGATGCCATCTTCCTGTGACAAACAtaaatgcagcttttccatttttgatGCTGTATTGAGAATTATTTTCAGGGCTTGTAAGAGGTACAAAGGAAAGATAATGGAATAAATGTTCCATTAATTGTTATGGAATGTGGGTATTTCTGATTCTGCTTACTATTTAAAATCATTGAGATCGGCCATGCTTTGTGGAAAGCAGcatcttctttcttaaaatctCATCCGTCTTCTAAAAAAGTGGATTTGTTTCTCAATGTCAATGCGGTTTGCTTTTGAACTGCTTCCTGTGTTAACATTACCATTTTCTAAAGAGTGATCTCTCCATTGGTCACTGTAGTGCACATCTCCTTTATGCTACACACGAGGTTTCCtagcttaaatttttttttgtctttgcagagTTCCAGAAGATTGCCATGGCAACAGCAATAGGCTTTGCAATAATGGGATTTATTGGTTTCTTTGTCAAATTGATCCATATCCCAATCAACAATATCATTGTGTAAGTAAATGTGAACCTTCAATTTCACTAAATTTTACATTCACTTTTACCTGTTCAATTTTAAATAGAGGATGTTAGCAAGCCCTGCATGATCCACATTGCTTTAGTATCTGTACATTTCACATGTTAGTGTAATATGACAGGTATGACTTGATTCAAAGGACTTGATCAGGAAATAGATTGTTAATTTAGCATGCTGCAAAATAGTTGATCCatagttcttaatttttttttccaaatatttggaTTTCCAGTTCCTTAGTGTGTGTTTATCCATAGAACAGATACCTTATTTGAATCTTACATACTGTTACTGTTCCCAGTTTATAATTTGGGTATCCAAAGTAAATGCATGGATGGTAGCGTAGAGAAAACTGAGTGATTGTGCTGGAAGATGACACGGCACAGAATAAACTTGGTCTTGTTCTTTTTTACTGAGTGCTAGATACGTTTGAAACTTTGTTTTATGTGTAACTGCATTCTGTAAAATACCTTTTGGAATGAACATTGCAGCATGAAAAACTTGGCCCTTAAGTTGGCTGGCAGCAATGGTACTGATGTATTAACGCTACCACTTAAAACTCCTTAGATTTTCCAGAGCTGTAATCCCTTTTctagcactggaacaggttaaaTACTGTTCTGTGACCACGACATGTGGCTGGCTTATACCTGTAAGAGTGGTCCTCTAGGCAACGAGAAATCTTTGAAAATAGGAGATAAGCTGTAACAGTAGTAATGTTTGTCCTAAGAAGGCAATGGTGGGAGGATAAATTAGACTTCAGATAGGATCACTTGATCATACTTGATTAGTTGAAACTGATTACTTTGTTCTCTCAACAGAGGCGGCTGAATATTCATCATGAAGAACAAGACACTGTGACACTTGCTGCAAAGATTTCACAGCTTTGTAACTTGTTTGCTATTAAACAAGCTCAGTTTGGGTTTTCAGACATTCTTGTCATCTTATTCCTCTTTTAAAGTGTATGTGATTGTACCTGTCTATgttacaggcttttttttttttttttagtagtagtagtagcagagtggttgttttgttttgttacttcTTTCAACTGtaatagaatcattcaggtaGGAAGAAACCTTGGGAGGCCTCTAGTCCgacctcctgctcaaagctggGCCAGCGTTGCATTCTGATGAGGTTGCTTAGGGCTTTGTCCAGTCGGGTATAAAAACCTCCGAGGATGACAACTGTACAGCCTCTCTTTAGAagctgttccaatgcttaattTACTGCTTAGTAGGCGGCAAGAAAACAGCATTACTGGATCCTCTCAAGTGGTGATTTAAAGGTCTATCAGCTGACATTCTTGGCACTCATTTCTGGAATCGCCCTCATTACCCCTACTTCCTTTCTGCATTTGGAAGTCTGGTTAAGTCAGTATTGGACTAAAATACTTCATAAGGATAGTCTGAACTAACCAGATAAGCAGTAGCAGTTTCTTTACATTCACTTCTGTTTGTGATTGTATTGGGTGGCAGCTCATGTGTCTTCTGATTAAGTAGTGTGAGGTACTGAAATGAAGTACTCAATTATTGCTACTAATCTTGATTTGATCTCAAGtgactttttatttcagacttgTTTTCCATTCAGTACATAAAATCAGTGCCTGCTTACAGCTTTTGGAACGGCTTTACTGCCTTAATTCAGTGAAATTTTGCAGTAATTTGAGCTGAGTCAGATCAGAAAAGGCAGCTGAGGCTCATCGGATCTTTTGATAGCCATTGTCCACAGCAAAGGCTTGTCTGTCTCAATGGTCACAATCCTGGAGTTGTCATAGGTATTGGAAGTACTGACGAGCGTTCCAAACTTCAGCACCTGGTTAGCtacaaaaaaataagtaaaagatTTAGTGGTATTCTTGAAACAAATGCATTGACGTGCATTTATTGTAGTGAAGATTGCTGCTCCCGCAAAGGAGGAGTAAAACAGCTGAGTAAATCTAACCCAgataaacaacatttaaaatagctatgttaaatattaattaaaaggCTTGTATGAGACTGTATCCAATGACCTGTAGAGGGAATAAATTAATACTTAATCCCCAAATTAGCATTTTGAGTTTACAGCAGATTATTACAAAAGCAAGATTGTTGAATGATCCCCAGAGTTTCACATTTggaaatttgtatttcattagCATCAGCTCAAGTACCAGTGCTGGACTTTAAAGTAAAATGAGGCAGAGGCTCTTACTGTAGTTCCAAACATGGGATTAACTTTAGCTCAGCAGCAAGCCTATAATCTCTTCAAATGGGAACAGTTCTAGAGCAAAGGTCTGCAGCTGAAAGTGGTATTATTTAACAACTTTTGCTTTGAAGTAAGTGACTTGCATCTTTTCTTCTATGGCATGCCTGGTGAGGTAGGTGTCCATGTGCATTAGAAACCAAGTAGCATTGGCCTAACTATTAGCTTATGTCAATTTTAGGAGAGTTTAACACAACTAACAGTGCAGTTGTcatgataatttttaaatatctgtgaaGTTTGAAACAACTGTTCTTTATTGTTTTAGCTGACATGTTTTAAGGGTTACACAGACTTCCTACAAACTGAGACCAAAGATAAAAGCtgtccccaaaacaaaaaaaaaccccacagtttaACTTTTATCTCCCATTTCCTCCCTTTTGGAGATGGCATTGCATGCATTTTGCAAACATAGGAACTTCCCCAAAGGCACTCGTACTAGTCCTTGCTCATATACAGGTTCAGAATAAGAACTCTAAGACTGTCCTTTGTTTTAGTTAGACTCTCCTTTTTACAGACTAAACCTTTGTTTTAGTTTGTAGAACAAGCCAAATGGCAGCTCCTACTCACTGGCACCACTGAGGGTTACATTACTATGAAGGATACAAGGAGAGCTGCGGCTAGGGAGAATTGCTCAGGCAGATCAGCAAGTCTGCGTGGTCTGTCAGAATCGCCAAATCGTGCCTTAATACTGAGGGAGGAATCCTCTGGATTTGCTACCAAGGGGCAGACTGCAAATGGAGATCCCTGTGATCAAAAGGTGTGCAAAACAATATACCATGCTCTATTTTGTGATTTGCATAGGAGACAAATATGCCAATTGTGGATGTGAACAGTAAACTTGGTTGTAGTAATGTATTATTACAATGCATGTTACACTGTCTACCCATTGCTGGAAGCTGCATAGGAGGAATTGATCTTGCCAGGCTGCACGGCTTGAAAATGAGAGACAGTCTGGCAAAAGGCAGGACATACAGTGTGGTTCAGTGTCTCTTCTGCcaaatctgtgctggctgctaCTTGTTCCTTTTCCCACTCTGAAACAAACTGAAGAGAAGGTTTCAGCTGTTAGCCGTATTTGGTTGGAATGAGAGAATAACACCTGAGTTTCACTACTGCTTTAAACTGAAGAGTCCTGCCATTTGAAACTCTCAGGAATTTGAAGCGTAACCGCAATGCAGTgctgaagttcagcaaagggggtggtggtggtgtgtgaaGTACTGTACTAGATCAATTACATACCTGAAATAAAGGTGCTAGATTCTATCAGGATGATTTTGGACACACAACAGTGCTAGGCAGGCTCCTAGACAAATGCCAGAATGAATGAGTTTTGGTGTTTGACTTTGGAAGAGACAGCAGAGGCTGACAGGGTTATGCCTTGCCAGAAGCTGATGCATGGGACGGAGTTGCCAGAGAACCCAGATTTCACCCTTTGCAAGCAAACAAGTCATTTAATGAAGATGAGGTAACACACAGGCAGAGTTCCCTGTGTAAAAATACTCCCAAAATACTGTGTTAAGTGTTATGATCAAGTTAGGAATGTTTCCGCTCAGTTTTAAGTAGGAAAGAACcttaaatagtttaaaatatttgttgacCCACAAATTATCCATTTTTGCTGTACATTGGAGCTTtaaagaggggaggaagaacTTTGTGGATCAACTCTTCTCCTGTATAAACCCACTCATTTAGTATCATTGCTTCTTGCTCAAGACTGTGAGAATAATTCTTAATGTTTCAGCTTTACATATGAAATAAAGGCTCTGTAGAAAGCAAGAATTAAGAACAACATGGCAgcttaatgaaacaaaatctaaagcagtatttcttcagcataaaattaagtgaaaatcttgcccttttttttttttaaataaagagttCTTGCCCACTAGGTGGAGCCTTTTATCTTTCTCTGccagattttcttctctgcaagAATGGATCACAGTTTGAAATGCTGAagtgaaaaaatgcagaaactaTAAAACAGTACTGCTGATTCACATAGCTCAAATGGACCAATTCCAAGTACTTGGTTTCACAACCAGCCAACATTTCAACtaacataattaaaaatgtatgctttCCATTCAATAAATGAACAGTAATTAACGTGAAAAACTAGGTTTAAGCCAGTAAAGGAAATAAGAGTATGTACCTACCTACCGCTTCTAGGAAAACTTCCTGCTGTGTCATGCATTATGATGTGAAGTTTACAAGGTCAAAGAAGTGGGAAGTTTTATCAGTTCATACCTGAtccattccctttttttttttttttcttaaatggcTTCCAGTCTTATTTGTGAAGTCCTAGCAAGGGCTTATGCCTTGGGAAAAAACCTATTACAATCCTCCCCCCCACTTCTTGCTATTGagattctttttctgaagtgccttccaaagaaaacaacctttttattttctagtattTAGTATTTATAGTTTTGATGGGTACCAAAAATGATTTTAATAAAGGATTTCACgttgtgattttttaaaaaaaattaaatctcaaACCCCCTGAGATTTTTAGAATTCTTtaagtaaaagaaattttattttggatcactgaaatttttgttttagaCTACTATtagtcttttgtttttcttgagaACCTTCAAGAACTGATTTGGATAAAACCAGAAGTGATTCATCGAAAACAATACCCCTCCCCCTTCCAGCAGCGTTAGACACTTTTTCTCCTGAAGCTGTGCTTAGTGCTTTGGTTCCAGTTGAACTGTGTGTACTGATAATAGACTGTTGATGAGAAAAATACCCAGCTCCTCCAATGTAGCTATACCACTGTTCATTACTCTCCATCTAAAAGTCAGCATGTCTCGGTGGCACTGAGCCTCGGTGGCCAGGACTCCAAGGAAAGCAGTGGGGTCATGAGTGGTTACATGAGAAGATAACTAAGCAGTAGTTCTGTGGTGTGGTTTTGAAGTCTGACAACTCTGGACT
This sequence is a window from Pelecanus crispus isolate bPelCri1 chromosome 2, bPelCri1.pri, whole genome shotgun sequence. Protein-coding genes within it:
- the SEC61G gene encoding protein transport protein Sec61 subunit gamma, with translation MDQVMQFVEPSRQFVKDSIRLVKRCTKPDRKEFQKIAMATAIGFAIMGFIGFFVKLIHIPINNIIVGG